A genomic window from Populus nigra chromosome 7, ddPopNigr1.1, whole genome shotgun sequence includes:
- the LOC133698588 gene encoding uncharacterized protein LOC133698588 yields the protein MGKKEKKQKQQQKTSRRGASYYRNEEDEEHYDFNNSYSQSLASSSVSDQEPEHDDSNEEEEKEEVEEEDADDKTASKKDMPSKFLLYQQSVQSPKGDISYLQKFFLLYVGGRLPLHLQEDFCGTALLSTEWLRNDSRRTAVGVDLDLEALDWCIENNMDKVGADGYSRISLFHGNVLQPLEAKLVNFESQEIINNIRSKDCKDDSESNELKSAVQVGSSTSTDDLYMKRNVQLVPRDIVCAFNYSCCCLHKRAELVLYFKHVLGVLSKKGGIFVMDLYGGTSSESKLRLQRRFPNFTYIWEQAEFDIIGRKTRISLHFHLQKQQRKLRHAFSYSWRLWSLPEIKDCLEEAGFQSVHFWIRQMPDTEANRRTEGFGAGRDIKYEEVKAFEQEDAWNAYIVAVAN from the exons atgggaaagaaagaaaagaaacaaaaacaacagcAGAAGACTTCTCGAAGAGGAGCTTCTTATTATAGAAACGAGGAAGACGAAGAACACTATGACTTCAATAACAGCTACTCTCAAAGTttagcttcttcttctgtttctgaTCAAGAACCAGAACATGATGATTccaacgaagaagaagaaaaggaagaagtggaggaggaggatgctGATGATAAAACAGCATCAAAGAAAGACATGCCTTCGAAGTTTCTTCTTTACCAACAATCTGTACAg TCACCCAAAGGAGACATAAGCTACTTGCAGAAGTTCTTTTTGCTGTACGTGGGTGGGAGGTTGCCTCTTCATCTCCAGGAAGATTTTTGTGGCACTGCCCTTCTTAG TACAGAATGGCTTCGCAATGACTCAAGACGGACTGCTGTAGGAGTGGATTTGGATCTGGAGGCACTAGATTGGTGCATAGAAAATAACATGGATAAAGTTGGAGCTGATGGATATTCTAGAATATCCCTCTTCCATGGAAATGTCTTGCAGCCTCTTGAGGCCAAATTAGTCAATTTTGAATCtcaagaaatcatcaataacatTAGATCCAAGGATTGCAAAGATGACAGTGAAAGCAATGAACTAAAATCTGCTGTCCAGGTGGGCTCCTCTACTTCTACAGATGATCTGTACATGAAGAGAAACGTTCAGCTAGTTCCAAGAGATATTGTGTGTGCTTTTAACTACAGTTGCTGTTGTCTCCATAAACGAGCAGAACTTGTTTTGTATTTCAAGCATGTTCTTGGTGTCTTGTCCAAAAAAGGTGGTATATTTGTAATGGATTTATATGGCGGTACGTCATCAGAGAGCAAGCTAAGGCTTCAGAGAAGATTTCCAAATTTTACG TATATTTGGGAGCAAGCTGAATTTGATATCATTGGGCGCAAAACAAGGATTAGCCTCCACTTTCATCTCCAGAAGCAGCAGAGAAAACTTCGCCATGCATTTTCGTACAGTTGGAGGct ATGGTCATTGCCAGAGATCAAGGACTGCTTGGAAGAGGCTGGATTTCAATCTGTCCATTTTTGGATTCGGCAGATGCCAGACACTGAAGCAAACAGGAGAACAGAAGGGTTTGGTGCTGGACGAGACATAAAGTATGAGGAGGTCAAGGCTTTTGAACAAGAAGATGCTTGGAATGCTTATATAGTAGCTGTTGCAAACTAA
- the LOC133698565 gene encoding zinc finger A20 and AN1 domain-containing stress-associated protein 3-like: MAEEQHRCQEQRLCVNNCGFYGSQATENLCSKCYRDLHQSQPLNHQLLNPSSSSSAASVSSFPSPAVDVLKVNTNQKAPVVVVGDDKKDEVKAGEPAVVQQQQQPSRCLTCRRRVGLTGFKCRCGMVFCGTHRYPEQHDCEFDFKSLGKQQIARANPVVKGEKLQKI, translated from the coding sequence atggCAGAAGAACAACACAGATGCCAAGAACAACGACTCTGCGTAAACAACTGCGGTTTTTATGGGAGCCAAGCAACAGAAAATCTTTGTTCTAAGTGTTACCGTGATCTTCATCAATCACAGCCCTTGAATCATCAGCTGCTAaacccatcatcatcatcatcggcTGCTTCTGTTTCCTCCTTTCCATCCCCAGCCGTTGATGTTCTAAAAGTCAACACCAACCAGAAAGCTCCTGTTGTGGTGGTGGGAGATGATAAAAAAGATGAGGTAAAGGCAGGAGAGCCTGCGGttgtgcagcagcagcagcagccaagCAGGTGCTTGACGTGTAGGAGGCGCGTGGGGTTGACGGGGTTCAAGTGCAGGTGTGGTATGGTGTTTTGTGGAACACATAGGTACCCGGAACAGCATGATTGCGAATTTGATTTTAAGAGTTTAGGGAAACAACAGATTGCTAGGGCTAATCCTGTTGTTAAGGGAGAGAAACTCCAAAAAATTTAA
- the LOC133699794 gene encoding beta-1,6-galactosyltransferase GALT29A-like, whose amino-acid sequence MKRSVRPLFSILLLVVFALTLSCRILIPRGDGVGFIEFEKPKLILQKKVPVFNSTLLKYSAIDIGEEQAKHEIEELLEGNFDSRGRYRSFATWRRFNHHDVRARSSRGIPLMLRSPQFYRYWLDFRRALHDWARKKRYQPEIMDELMGLLKGPIDRHNGLVGSERRYGSCAVVGNSGILMQKEYGELIDRHEVVIRLNNARTERYERNVGAKTNISFVNSNILHLCGRRQGCFCHPYGANVPMVMYICQPAHFLDYTVCNSSHDAPLIVTDPRFDLLCARIVKYYSLKRFVEETGKSLDEWGSAHDGSMFHYSSGMQAVMLAVGICDKVSIFGFGKSALARHHYHTNQKAELKLHDYEAEYDLYHDLVNNPQAVPFITDKFKFPAAVIYQ is encoded by the coding sequence ATGAAAAGGTCAGTGCGTCCGCTTTTTAGCATTCTACTGCTCGTTGTATTTGCTCTGACTCTCAGCTGCAGGATCCTAATCCCCCGTGGTGACGGGGTTGGCTTCATTGAGTTTGAGAAACCCAAATTGATTCTACAGAAAAAAGTTCCAGTTTTTAATTCCACGTTGCTGAAATATTCAGCTATTGATATAGGAGAAGAACAAGCGAAGCATGAAATAGAAGAGTTATTAGAAGGGAACTTTGATAGTCGAGGAAGGTATAGGTCTTTTGCTACTTGGAGGAGGTTTAATCATCATGATGTTAGAGCAAGATCATCTAGGGGTATCCCATTAATGCTTAGGTCTCCTCAGTTTTATAGGTATTGGTTAGATTTTAGGAGGGCTTTGCATGATTGGGCTCGAAAGAAGAGGTATCAGCCTGAAATAATGGATGAATTGATGGGGCTTCTGAAGGGTCCTATTGATAGGCATAATGGATTGGTGGGTTCGGAAAGGCGGTATGGTTCTTGTGCTGTAGTTGGGAATAGTGGGATTTTGATGCAGAAAGAGTATGGAGAGTTGATTGATCGTCATGAGGTTGTAATCCGATTGAACAATGCGAGGACGGAGAGATATGAGAGAAATGTGGGGGCGAAAACTAATATTTCTTTTGTAAATAGCAATATTTTGCATCTTTGTGGAAGGAGGCAAGGTTGCTTTTGTCACCCATATGGGGCTAACGTCCCTATGGTTATGTATATCTGTCAACCAGCACATTTCTTGGACTATACTGTTTGTAATTCATCTCACGATGCGCCATTGATTGTCACTGATCCGCGCTTTGACTTGTTGTGTGCGAGGATTGTGAAGTATTATTCCTTGAAACGGTTTGTGGAGGAGACAGGGAAGTCATTGGATGAATGGGGCTCTGCTCATGATGGTTCTATGTTTCATTATTCTTCTGGTATGCAAGCTGTGATGCTTGCAGTGGGGATTTGTGATAAAGTTAGTATTTTTGGGTTTGGAAAATCAGCTTTGGCTAGGCATCACTATCATACTAATCAAAAGGCTGAGCTTAAGTTACATGATTATGAGGCGGAGTATGATCTTTATCATGATTTGGTGAACAATCCACAGGCAGTACCTTTCATTACGGACAAGTTCAAGTTTCCTGCTGCTGTaatttatcaatga